In Papaver somniferum cultivar HN1 chromosome 9, ASM357369v1, whole genome shotgun sequence, the genomic stretch gaaatatcaTGGATCGTAGAATCACTTTTTTGGAGTTCCAATTCTTATATTATGGAGTGGTTAAGATGTATTACATATTTGTTGGTTCACTTGCTTCAGGTTATGCTAGATACAGTAGGCCCTGAATTGCAAGTCGTTAATAAAAGTGAAAAAACGATTGCACTAGAGGCTGAATCTTTGGTTCTTTCGACTCCGGATCAAGATAAAGAAGCAACTTCAGATCTCTTGCCAATCAGTTATGTTGGATTAGCAAAGGTGAGCTGGAAAAATTAAATCTTAGTGcattttttctttatctttttggaaagTGTTTGTGTTCAATTGATATATAATCAAATCAGAAGAATGATTAGGATCAAGGAGACCTAAGTGATTTTGTCCTCAGCTATATGATTTTGTGCAGGCAGTAAAGAAAGTAGACACCAATTTTCTCGGGCAATGCTTGTCAACAGGAAGTCAAACAACTAAATTACGGCATTATTAGGAGTTTTTGAGTATTCCCCAATGATATCTTATATGAATCTTGATTTTTGACTGCAGGTACCTGTTGGGTGAAAGAGGTAAATGTGGTTTGCATAGTGAAGAATTCTGCGATACTATCTGGGACATTGTTCACTTTGCACGTCTATCTATCTCCCTACCCAAACTGACAAAGATAAAGAAGTAAGTATCTTTACATTTGCAAGTGGGATGTCTATCTTTTTCGTAATGACGTGGTTGTTAAAGTCGACGCCTTGTGTCATTGCCAATATTGGACAGTCATTGCTTTATATATCTTATTATTCAGAAAATCCTtcatgttattgtatttttctgTGCTCGTTTACTTGTgacaagtttttccttctttttaggTTATACGCACCTGGGGTGTTCAAAACAAAATGGAATTTCTCCCCCTATCGGATACATTCAGAGGATGTTTGTCAAGTAAGAACTTTTAACTTGTTGACGTTTTTTGTTATTTATGGCTTTATGCTGTATAACATGGTTCATCTATCTCTAATTGTGGTGGATACTTGAAGGTTTAACCCATTTTTAACACAATTTGATCTACTGTATGTATCTAATGCTCTTTTACAGTAGGCTCGTGGGTTCTTGTCTACTCTGGGTCAACTTAGTCAGCCTCAGATTTTCGCTAAGATTGGGAACATAGAAGTGAGTTGCGTAGGAATTTAATTTTCTTAAAAATCTATTCATACTTAGTTCGGTAGCTATGATTTTCAGTTTCAAGAATTCATATCGGATTGATATTTACCATTGTTTGTATATGGAAATATTTACCATTATTTCAttctctacaaaaaaaaaaaaaaaaaaaaaaattactgccagGGTTTAACTCATTTCAATGAGATCCGGCAGATGGCATCATCCTTTCTCGTGCAAATCTAGGCTTAGATCTTCCTCCAGAAAAGGTGAGGGTCCCAACTACAGCAGGGTATATAGTATGTTATCTGAATAAGCTCTGCACGACCTATGCTATCCTAAGCTTTCGGGACAACATTGTAGCTTATACATAGCTTgagggaaaaaaaaattatgttcacTTCATATGGTCTTGTTTTCGTCATAATCATATTATTCATGGTTTTTGCAGGTGTTTCTTATGTCAAAAGGCAGCCGTTTACAAGTGTAATATGGCCGTTAAGCCTGCAGTAGTAACTTGTGTTGTCGACAGTATGACAGTGACAGATAACTTCAGATCAACATGTGCCAACTCCAAGCAACTGATGCGGCTAACGCTGTATTCAATGGTATGATTTTCAGACCCAAGATACCAGCACAGCATCTTGCAATGCAGTGAGGTTTTCATATAATCTCCAGTTTTCGCAAAATTTGTGCAGAGGTAAGCTTTATTGCAACTTGTTTAGTTTGTTGGCAACTGCCTTATGCGGACCGTTTAAACTCATTATGAACCTAAGTTTGAGAAATATACGTTTGGGTAAAATGGATGGTTTGGTTCAGGTTCTGTCTGATTTTCTCTCTAAACATAGTTCTGATAATACGCCGTTTTCTTAATATGCTTTACGCAGAGAAGGTTTTTAACCAGGAATTTCACAAAAACTTCGAAATTTGTCAGAGAACCAATGTCACACTTGGAAATCAATTGCTTCCTCTATTGTCCTTTCTTATGGTTGTTGGTTACTTGTTCATGCACTTTTTAGTTTGAGACAAACACATTAGAGGTCATCAGTAAGCTTATAATTGTGCAATTAAGGCGAAGGCCTATGTTATTTTTGCTTTCACTTCAGATGGAAAGGTAGTTGCTGATTTTTCCGTACAATCTGTGAAGAAATGAATTTAGTTTCCAGGGAATTTTTGTTGATTCTACCATACTATTGCAGATTGATCGTGAAGTATAGGCCGACAATGCCAGTTATGCCATTCGTAGTTCCGTATGTTCCCCATGCTAACGTGATATACAAATCAAACACAATGTCACAGACTTGGGCAATAATTTGACATAAAAACTTTTGTATCTCAAATGACCTTTAACTCAAAATATGAAACTCAACTCAAAATCAGTCATTATATTTTATCATCAATTTCAGTTTTCCCGATTCCTTCTTTCCCTTCCCGCCTATTCATAATCAATGGAGGTCTCTGActgaaacaaaaatcaaaattaaccCTCAATTACAAATTATTGAGAGCAAGCAGTGATACCGGTGATGGTGTTACTTTTCATTCCCCTAATTAGTTTCTCATATCAGCAACGAAGAGAAGAATTAGAATCTAGACAAACATAAGAGGAGGTATTATGCCTAACAAATTTCAGTAAATGTCTCTTTGTGGAGAATTTACCCACGAATACCTGTTGAATTTTAGCTGCTTTGTTATGAATCTTACAGCCTtgctcttgttttgattaggtcaCAAGAGATGGGAGCTGAAGTTGCTGCATACCATATACCTGGACTCTAGGAATTAACCAGGATGTGTCCAATGATGATCTACGTAATCACCTCGTATGATTCTCAACTTACTTTGAAACCTCACAGGATGATGTGCATAATGAATTTTTTAGATAGATAGTTTTCATGGGTTCAGCTATAGTATTTAAGGCATAGGTGCAGTTACCCAGGAAAACATGTATGTTATTTTGGTAATTAAGATCATGAATTCAGCTTATATTTACAAATTAAATATACTTGTCTACGGAAGTTTATATAGGCTTACGGTGTTCTATATACTTTACAGGTATTGGACCCTCACTTAAGGAATAGATCGAGGCTTTTTTCTAGCAATTAGATCTTAGAAATCTCTGACACCAAACTGGAGATGACCTGTGCATGTGAGTTCCTGATGGTATTGAAATGGTTCAAACAATGGATTAGCACCGTTGCGAACATAAACGTCATTAATGGAAGAAGGAATTGAACCAGTTACAGGTAGATTTTGACAGACAGGTTGTTCGGGTAGGGGTGCGAAATTGCTGGATAGTTGAACTGAGGGGTCAGCTGTTTTAGGAAGTGGCTGCTGTTTTTCTTTAGATAGTAAAGCTGTTTCACAGGCATCTAAAGCCATTGATGCAACCTTTTGAATTATTCGAATTTTTGTTTTGGGAGTAGCAGGAGTAGGAGGAGATTGTAGGTGTAgtgtttttgtgttttcttttggaaGGGTGATTTGAGTAGTCCTACTACTACTGCTGCTAGTGTGATGGGTGTAAGTTGAGATAGAAGCtgaagttgatgatgatgaagatgtaaattaaactagaaaaggagattgtaaagaagatgaaagaagatTATTGTAACTTCTTCTTTGAGTGGAGTTGAAATGGAAGGTTTATTAGTAACCCAAGATACACTTGAACTGGACATGTAATTCTTCACTTCAACTTTTCTTTCGTGTGTTTGAATAGATTTTTTGAATTTGCTTGCAGTGTAGTAGAGGAGGGTAGTAGTGAGAGAGAGAAGAAAAGGAAGGTTTTTTGAGATTGTAACCATATGAACTCAGCAAGTCCAATAATGTGATCTGTTGTTTGGCTGGTGTTTTTGTAAACGATGAATTCCTGGATAGCCAGTTGAACTGGCATATTCCATAGACTGCCGGAGTATGTGCGACTGTCTTCTCGCAGTTTCAGTAATTTATTTAAGTTAATCAGAGTAAATCTCTTTAATCTGATTTCAGTTTTCTCTTCTTGCAATTTCAGTTTTGTTAGTAGAAAGTTGAAACTGTCTTCTTGCAATCAGAGAGATTTTGAGACATCAATACAAGACTCTGAATGCACACGACTCTTGCTAGTCTGATTTAGGATTGAGTACACTTGAAGCACTCAACCGAACACGCATTTTTACTATAACCTGCAGATTCTACTGATAAGTATCCGTTGTTGCCTAATTTTCATTTTGCTAGAACTCACCATGTAGGAATTTTTCCAAAATTTCATCAGTTTTGTTTTACTTTCTATTTCAATAATCCtaaattccaaatcagaaaatgTTGTCCAGCTTTGATTCCAAAATCAAACAAATACTCGAACCCACTATAACATCGTTGACTGCTGAGATATAAACCTGTCTCCATACTGTGAGATTCACTCTTTCTCTGGCTGACCTCTCTCTGTCAATCGCCCAAAGGAACAAGTCCTGGTACAGACACAGATGGAGTACACGAGGAAAACTATACTTTGAAATGGCCAAGCTGGATACAGATTCAGCACCAGGGCATAAATGAACCTCCTGCACGCACAACCCTTACGTCTTACATTCTAAAAGAACAATAGGTTGGCAGAAAAGATAAACTGCAGAAGGAGAACATAAAAGCCATTCTCAAGTCAAGGCAATACCCGTCTCCCTGCTAACCGGAATCCAAAGATAGGTTTCATCCACAGATTTAGCACAAAAACTGCAGATCTTTTACCCACACTAGGCTTGACCAGCTCCAAAATATGTTTTGCTTTTGCATGATCTATGATTTTTCGACACAGTAGAGTCAGCAGCATGAGTAGCTGCTTCTCCAGGCCTTGCAAAATCCATAATCTCACTCTCACTAGAAAATCCATGGTCTGAATCTGTTAACTCTTCCTGAAAGCGAAGTCCAGGAGCCAACAATCACAATGTAAAATGTCATCAAACTTTAGAGTATTACATATActagcaaacaaaatgaactaGAGAAATTTGCACTGAAGTACAGGTACGGGTGCagacaaggaaagaaaaaaacaaagagCTACTCAAGTTTCATTATGGCTCGTATAAAAAACTAAGCAAAGAAAGTAAAAGCCGCAAAGGAACACCATCTGGGAAAGAGTCTCACCTTGTCAGGGGCAGCCCAATCAACCTCATATTCCTCGGAATCGCACTCCCTAACTGGTTTGCTTCACGAAGCCTCTCAAACTCAAGCATATTTATCTGGCGCCAAAATCAATATAAGGAAAACTGTAGCAACTGTTCCTTTAATCACACCTTCAACATCGCTAATCTCCTCACTGTTCCAGACTGGATCTTGCTGACGTAAGTTGTCGTCAGAGGGCATAAAATTAAATTCTTTCCTTCCACGTCTGAAACTCACAGTCTGGATTAGCACTTGATGTGGATTCAGGAAATTCTGCTGCAAATCCAGTttagaagaaggagaaaatgaaTGCTTTAGAGATAGATAACAGATTTGAGTACGAGGAAAATATAACAACTGAAGAAACCCATTTTAGAACGCAGTTCTCTCCAAACAGACAACCGACATTGCTGAAACAATGATCAAGGATATAATGCCATGGTCGTTTATACCTGTCTCTAGTATTGTTACTAGTATGAGAAGAATCCTCCATAGAACTGGGGCAACCACTCTAGTATAAACATCCTATGAGGGTTCAGTTCAAGTAGCTCCAGAATTTGGGATGGACGGTTTTGTTTTCTGATGCCGTTGACGACCTGATCAACCACACTGGTCTTTTCCTTCTTAAGAAGCTCCCTAATTTCTTCTCCTATCCACGGTCTCATTTACTCATATATCTCATGCTGTAAATTATCATGtccaaaaatcagaaacgtgaATACATATTAAACGAAAAAATGTGAATCAGGGAAGacacccaacaaaaacaaaatagtTATGCGAAAATTCAGACCAAGGTTGTAAAAGAGCAGCCTGGGACAACCTATCTGAGGATTAAGCCCACACAACGTGAACAAACTGAGTTTTAAGGGACACAAATTGTTTCTAAAGGATAACCCCTAGACAAACTTCATGGCTCATGCAAGTCTTTCATGTAATAACTTGAAAAAGGAGGAAGAGACAACCATTCTTGCAGTTTTGCAACTGGGATGGTTGGGAGCAACAAAAACAAGGTTTCCACGACTAATAGAGACTCCTAATCCTGGTTTAGGGGTTTATATCTTGACTAATAAGACTTGTCCATTTTATGTAGAACCAGACGCATGCAACGAGCTAGTGAAACAGAATTTACTGAAAATAAGCAAAGCAATCAGTCTCACCTGGTCTAAAACAGCCCAGTTTATCTAAAGAGAGAGCACCACCTCTTCTGTTTTAGTTGTATCATTGAAAATCTCGACCCTCAAAGGCTTCTTTCCATCAGCTGTCTCGGAAAAATTCAAATGTTCATGAAGATTCCCGCAGTCACAAATCTTCTCTTTCATCACATCTTCAGCACAATTGTTATTCCCTACTAAACGGTCACCAACTAGCGCATTTATTACCTGTTCCAGTTAGACAGCTTTTTGCTAGGAGCAACACTGGGTACACGTTCAGCACCTGCAGCTGTACAAAATCAAAGAACTCAAAGAACAAGAGTATCAACGGTTAGGGATGGACACAAATGATAATCCATCTTTCCATGGACCATGATACAGGTCtgaaggagaagaaaagaaggGTACAATCCTTGCGGTCAAATATGACTATAAACCGAAGGATACGAATTTCTGACTGACAGTACACAAAGGACACTCACAATATTAACTGCAAAACTTTGATAAATAAACAACACCTACATTaactgtgatttttttttataacttaAAAAGGTAAGATTTTattgagaaaaagaaaaatgcacTTGCAGTGCTACAAAGAGGCAACAGACAGAACTAAGAGAAAGAAAAAGCACTTACAGTGCTACCAGGATAAGCCAACCAGTTCTCCAAGAGAACTTACAAAAGAAAATCTACTACTACAAACTAGTATGTCTTCTTGGAAGGGGTAGAAAATCTTTTCCCACGCCCCAACTTCTCATTGCTTGACACTCCATCCCAAGACAATTTAGCCGCTTCCTTTTCTGATTTCGAAGGTTTGAATCTTTCTATAATGTCATTATTAGAAATGGTCCTTGCTTCGATGAATTGTTCCTTATGATGTTCATTACAAATTGCTCCTACCATTTATGTTGCATCTATCAGTGTCAGTAATATCACCATGCTTTCAGGTTCTAGTAGTAATATTCATGCTTTGGCGAGAATGTTACACCTATATGATATTATGATTAATGTTTTTGAAGGGTTCTTGTGCATCCACTACACAAGAAAGTTTCTCCACGGCACTCTCCAGTACAGAACAACTTCTCTATCTATATTATGATACCTTTGTCTAAATAAACCTACAACGTACTATTTCAGATTCGAATCTATAAAAACTTATTCATGTAGAGCTAAAAGGAAAGGAAACAGCAGACTTGGGAGCTATTTATGATATATAAACTGAAATGTAAAGGATAATATCATACATCAATCACCTGGAACATTCATAACATGCTGCATTCAGTTCAACTCCCTGTACTGACAGATAAGAGGTTCTTAACTACAGTTGTAGTGTCTTTTCCCAAGTAACAACATTACGATCGGGTGATATTGGAAACCTTAGGTACTTTTTTGAGTTGAGGTTGTAATAAAAGATACTGTCTGTACACTCGGGTTGAATGAAGATTTGATTCGTCCCGGTAAGAGCCGCAACAGAAGGATCTCGTCTTACATTCCAGGCATAAGGTATGTATATCTCCTCATCTTTCCACTCAATCTTACCCTGTGCATCCTCATGCATTGCCCATAGAGAGCTTTCATAACCCCATACACGGTCTAGTACAGCAATGCGCTCTTGAAATTCCATCAATTCAATAGGTTGGAAAGATTTGAAATCGTCCTCGGGATCCTCCCCAGTGTAGAATTCGGGGATTGGAATGACTCTAAAACTTTCGCTTCCAAAATCAAATCCCATTATCACTTCACCGCTGCTGGTATAACGGAATCGCCAATATATATTACCGTTTAAATAAACAGGTTTAGCCAGCTCCTCCCTCCCAATTCCTACGCGAAAGGGTGGGACTGCATTGATTCTTCTCCATGTATTTTCTCCAACAGTCAGTACTTCAACAATTTGATCTTCAACTCCTACTTGTTGATCAGATGATACCGGCAAGCCATCATTATCAGTAGGATATTTTTTGAATTTGCTACTTGATATGCAAATGACTTTATGCTGATTGCTCACAGGATCAAAACCAAGTCCAATGCAGTCAACTTGTTCTTCACCCTGATTCAATTCCACAGTAGTCTGAATCCAAGGTAATTTCTCACCAGTGGTAGGATTATATATGAGAAATTCCTCCGTATCAGATGTGGCAAAACATAGCAAACCATTAACAGCTTGTTTAGGCAAATCATAGGAATAAAAAGGACCACGATCTAATACCAATTTATTCATACTTTGTAACCCTAAATCAGGTGAACCAATAGTGCATACAATTGTTTGATTATCGTTTTGTATTGACTTGATAGTTAGTAATGGTCTGTGATTATGAGTTTCAAATCCTGCTTCATTTAGGTAATGTTTCAAGTATTACCATCTCACCTGTAGGTCTCTCAGCTGATGCTCCTCATCCTTTTGTTTCCATAATTTATGTTGTCTTCAATCTCCCACTTCCACAACTCTGCAATCGATGTTCCCCAAATTTCTTCTCTTTTCACATCTCCTAGTATTTTATCTTTTCCGTCTCCTCTAAGGTAAGGAGTAGGAGGACGAATCCTAATTTGAATTCCTGGATAATTAGGTAGAAGAAGACTCCTCCTCAGTGAATGAGTAATCTTCTTCAACATTTGATTTCTAAGCCATTTTTTTCCCTCTGGTGTTGGTAAGGTGAGATTTTGGTGTTTGTATAACCCAGCACAAAGGGAAACATTTGAGCAAGTTCTGATTTGTTCGTCTGTACTAGTTACTTGTGCATCGATCTCTTGTTGAGTGTGAAAGTGTTATTTCCCTTTACATTTTTGAGAACTCGAGTTATCGAACACTCTACATAATTGACACCTGAGATAGGTGTCTTGGATGCCTAGATTGACGACCATTTAGTGCTCATGCCCAAACTCAAATTCTGTGGAAATGTTGTGCACAGTCCAAAGATAGGTGGTGAGTGCATGCAGTTTTTGGTAGGAGATCCAATTCTGCGTAAAGGATTTTTCGTCAGTAATAGGTCTTACTTTGGAAACAAGACCATCTTTATAGATAGAGACCCACTTCTTTATTTTGGCTCATTGGCTTAGGCAGAATTATTTTTTGTTTCCAAGTCTGTTAGCATGTATACATTGGAAGAAACTCTTATAAATCATTAAAGTTTTTACTGTTAGGCAAAGATAAGAAAACCTAACTTACAAAGATTTAAGATTCCTCCGAATGGTTGATGTCCTGGATGAATCAATATGTACCCTTGGAGTTTAGTCTCGTCTGAATGGACCTTTTCTTTCCTGGCTTTTGTCAGGATTTTCTTGgggaataatcactgacaaccgcggaataacggatcttgagatattatgatgaataatgtaaaccaagcacaagcaaccataataatacgagaaagataaatcaactcacaagacataAGATTTATAGtagttcgaccaatacatacaacttgtatatattgtctacgtccactttgagtcgcaccaactcaaatccactatgaagaaaaacgattacagcgtcgtgtgaatcccagcaaacccttggttacaccgcaacaattacccgagacgataaccttgtctcttgttcctcaccaatatgctcccACAACGAAAtcctagctttagccctaaaagctatacaagaaatctctcaccgttttcttaatcgttttctacacaatgcaaaaattctacaaggcctaactacctatttatataggttacaaacttggccaccaagaattctaaccggtttaggaaaccccttccctaaataaccacggctaactttaggaaataattaattagtcttcaataactaacaatctcaccaactttgaagacttattgattgtcttccattcttcaactttggattgacggtgctaaaacatcttccttgttagtgcggctcccctcccagatcctcattctgagagaccaactaaagccttgcagagaTTTAgtttgtctgatgtaactcccttggtaaacatatccgccggattcttcaaaccaagaatcttctcgagcttcaactctccttcttctaagagatcccgaatgaaatgataacaGATATCTATATGCTTtgtcctagcatgataggctgagttcttggctaaatgtatagcaCTTTGACTGTCACTAAACAAAAGGTTATCTCCTTGTTCCTTGCCCAACTCATCTAataatccttgtaaccaaatcatctccttgctctcTTCCGTCACCGTTACGTACTCCGCTTCCGAagtagacaatgtcaccaacttctgtaaccttgagttccaactcactgcaacggaccccatagtataaacataaccggtcgtacaTCGCGTTTTATCaacatcacctgcgaagtctgcatccacataacccctcaaaatagaaccaccttttccatagcacaatggtacgtttgtgttatCTCTCAAATatctgagaatccacttcacagcttcccaatgttgttttcctaggttgcttgcatatctactcactactcccaatgcatgtgcaatatccggtctcgtgcacaccataacatacattagactcccaatagccgAAGAATATGATACGTTAgacatgtactccttttcttcatctgtcttcgcacactgcatacttgaaagacgaatttgacttccaagtggagaactaactggtttagcattctccatattgaatcttttcaacactcgttcaatatattcagtctgactaagcataagtacacccttagctatgtctcttatgatcctcataccaagaatcttctttgcttcaccaagatctttcatagcaaactcacttgctaattgtttcttcaaatt encodes the following:
- the LOC113309333 gene encoding pyruvate kinase 1, cytosolic-like, giving the protein MANAVLDGVDSILPGAETLRGLYPTETISTVRRICAEVMLDTVGPELQVVNKSEKTIALEAESLVLSTPDQDKEATSDLLPISYVGLAK
- the LOC113311803 gene encoding putative F-box protein At4g38870 yields the protein MNKLVLDRGPFYSYDLPKQAVNGLLCFATSDTEEFLIYNPTTGEKLPWIQTTVELNQGEEQVDCIGLGFDPVSNQHKVICISSSKFKKYPTDNDGLPVSSDQQVGVEDQIVEVLTVGENTWRRINAVPPFRVGIGREELAKPVYLNGNIYWRFRYTSSGEVIMGFDFGSESFRVIPIPEFYTGEDPEDDFKSFQPIELMEFQERIAVLDRVWGYESSLWAMHEDAQGKIEWKDEEIYIPYAWNVRRDPSVAALTGTNQIFIQPECTDSIFYYNLNSKKYLRFPISPDRNVVTWEKTLQL